The following nucleotide sequence is from Brienomyrus brachyistius isolate T26 chromosome 25, BBRACH_0.4, whole genome shotgun sequence.
TCAGCAATGTGGTGCGACCTCTTCGGTATGCACCGGAGATAAATTTCACGCATGCATTGTTCCTCGCATGTTTGTCAGTGAGAGTAGGTGTATCTGGGCTCACCTGCTTTGTATGAAGAGCGCACCAAAGGCCCACTGGCCGTGTACACGAAGCCCATCTCACAGCCCATCTTCTCCCAGTATGCAAACTTTTCTGGGGTGACATATTCCTCCACCTGGGACATTACAGAAATACACATATGAACACACTAAcacagggctcttcaaatctggcccttaatttcaaatccaggccttgctCTCAGTTCTCTCAGGCAACCCTGAATAagacaagcggtttcagaaaatggatgaatagatggatggatggattctgatTGGGCTTATAGacctcagaccccccccccccccagcaaccctgaataggacaagcggtttcagaaaatggatgaatagatggatggatggattctgattggccacagaggcttcacacctggttcACAAGTTAAGGAAAGCTGGGAAAATCAGTAGGGCTCGGCTCTTGAGGTCTGCTTTGAATAGCCCTGCACCTACTCTTTCAGCCAAATGAATATCACCGGACAGGTGAGTGAGGTCATTGACCACACAATACAGACTGATAAACCCATGTGCACATGAGCTACAAAACCCTACGTACCAACATATATCCTACCTTCAGGTGCCGTTTCGTTGGTTGCATGTACTGTCCCAAGGTCAAACAGTCCACCCCCGACTCCCTCAGCTCTGATTGGACAAAACATCGAATGGTTTTCATAAAGTTTAGATAAGTGATAAGTAGTAGGAGTGAGGAGGAGGATAACATTACAGACAGATGTAAACGCTACCAGAAGCACTTCTCAATCTATGAAAGACATTGTCTCGTGCTGATGATGGACTGTGTTGAGTTACCAGACATGGCAGCTTGGATCTGATCATCGGTCTCCCCCAAACCCAGCATGATGGAAGTCTTGGTCAGCAACGAGGGATTTACCGCTTTGGCATGTCGCAAGACGCTCAGGGACTGGTCAAAATTGGCTCGGGGGTCTCGAACATGCCTGTGGCCATGGACAGGAAATACAGCAAAAAGTGCCAGCcaataaaaacatggactgtaaaCACAGCGCCCAATCAGATACCGCCCTGCACTCCAATCTAACCAAATTATAGGAGCAGTTCTGTGCAACAGCCTTTTACATAACCCAGGATGTAACACTTTCTGCCATCTCCTGGACCGATGTGGTATTGCAACCATCAGACAAAGAGCAGTGAATCTTGTGTCCCtccctttttcttttttctggaAGTTTCACTTCTCTGCTATGGATTGCCTCTGCAGACATCATGGCTAGCGCCCTCTTCTGGATGTACTGCCAAAGTATAAATACGTGACGAAAACCCAACCCACCAATCAAAAAAAGGCCCAGGTTTCCAGATATTTGCACTCGCTATATATATACTCAGTTGagcacccagaagtaatggtctgatttggatgtaatgtggtacacgtgcagaccagcaatgggtatgtaaatgattggatttgcaaggagctggcaTGTCTAATcagacacagaggatgcctcgtagacgcattagacagcattaccgGCACTTGATGGAGTTTGACAGGGGTCAcgttgtgggtttgcatgaggcCGGTGGTCGTATCGTGCATTTGCAGATGTCACAGTCGCCTGATgttggaaccaatgggcacgtgagggcaCCCACACACGGCCTGAAGGATCCGGTCccccaagacagaccacaccaaggGAGGATCGTCGTATTATGCACCAAGCTTTACAGAACCCCAGGACATTCGCGCCTGCGATCCGGACATAGGTATtgggactctctacaacaccctgtgTCATCCTGCACCGTGTCTCAACGACTGGCAACAGGACTACGGGTTCAGCAGCCCATGCTGTTAATACCAGCGCAGAGATGGCTGCGTTTGAAGTGCTGCCATACTTAGGAAGCTTGCACTGATGACGGCGATGAATCTCAGTTCTGCATAACCCCGGATGACCATTGTGTGCGTTTATGGCAGCACCgaggggagaggaccaatcctgccaatgttgtGGAGAGACAAACTGGTGTTACtcctgacatcatggtgtggggagccacagggtatgacatcatggtgtggggagccacagggtatgacatcatggtgtggggagccacagggtatgacatcatggtgtggggagccacagggtATGACTTCAAGTCATCTCTGTTAGTGATTCGGGGGACCCTGACGGTGCAACGCTACATCAGTGACATCCTGCTTCCACATGTATTACCCCTCCTGAGACAGCACCCTGGTACAGTCTTTCAACAAGGAACGGCTATTCACACATGGCACGTTGAGGTCCTCCCGTGGCCAGCAAGGTCCCACAATCATTTCCCAATCGAACATCTGTGGGATCAGCTCGGACGTCAGCTCAGACCCAGGGCCAGTAACAACAGCTGTGGGCCGACTTGCTACAGGAGAGGGACACAACGGCTTTACGACTCCCTTCCACACTGTATCACTGCACGTATCCaggcccggggtgggggggtgatctGACATTATAATCattgcgatacagtcacatgacctttcaccgtctgggtgcttaactttttttgtcactgagtgtattATTTTAATCCAGCATAAATTTTTAACAATCATTAAAAGGTTGTtccaaaaaaacattaaaaacacagCAGTGGAAATTAGAACcggaaattattattttatgctgTACAATAAAGAAATCAAAGAAGATTAGAACGGACCCACAAGTCTTACACATACACGTTGCGTGCATATTTGCAGCAATGTGACTCGCTCCTCATTTTCTCTGACACGTGGGCTGGCCCTACGCTTGAAGACCTGAACTAAACATGATTCAGAGTCCCAGACAGGGCTGTGGAAGTGACCAGGATGAGCCAGCGGTTATGAGCTCACCTCTGCAGTTCACGCACGGTCTCCACGTTGTGGGCGTACACATCCAGGCCGGAGAGCGCAATCCTCTCAACGCCAGCCAGGTCCCCCCGGAAGTCAGGCGTTAGACACTCCACCAGGATCTTGGGATTCCTGGGGAACAGAATCAGGCCCTGCGTCACAGGGGTACGGTGCTCTGCTCCCATCTTAAGAAACGTCCATGCAGTGCTGCAGAGTGCAGACCTCAGACCACCTGAGATCAATGCTTTTAACCACTAACGGACTGTAaaactgttgtgtgtgtgtgtgtgtgtatgtgtgtgtatgtgtgtgtgtgtgtgtgtgtgtgtatgtgtgtgtgtgtgtgtgtgtggggggggcatcatTAAGAATGCAGTGATGAACAATCACCATAAAGTCACAAACCGATTATTTAATGCAAACTGACAATATCTCATTGCTCCCAATGTGCCTCACCTCTGTTTGAGACTTGAGACCGTCTTGGCAAAGTGTTCTGCGCCTCCATCTGCAAGGTCTGTCATGCACAACGAGACAGAATTTCGCTACGTTGCAAGGAAACACACAAAACCTTTCTGTTAAGCACCTGCCCGTTAACACTTAGACAAAAACCTACTCAGGTAACCTATTTCGAATTGCTTCTTTTGCCGGCCGACACGCACCGTCCCTGTCCACAGATGTGAGCACCACGTAATCCAGCCCCCACTCAGCGATGGCCTCGGCGGTGTTGTAGGGCTCGTTGGGGTCGAGGGGGGGTGGCTTCCGAGCAGTCTTCACAGAGCAGAACCGGCAGCCCCTGGTGCACGTGTCTCCCATCAGCTGCACGGCAGAAGGAAAAGGATGCAAAGATGCATTTTCACAGGTGCCTCTTCCACGACACTCATGTGCTGAGACAGATTACGAGCTGAATAATCCCACTTCCTGATTGACCTGCCTTTGAAGGTCTCTGGGAATAACAGCAGATCCATGCTAGAAAGTTATCACAATtaaccaataaaaaaataagctaGTGCTAAAATTACCCACGACTTATTATCTCTAGTGCTAATATTATCTTTTATTTGCTATCTCATAACAATGACCAGAGACTAAAGAGCATTATCAGGTATAGGGCTGAACAGGCAGGGATCAAGGTGTGGAGTATGACAGCTGGAAAGTGGAGGTGGTGGGAGGGGAGGACCAGGATCACGAACCATGATGGTGGCAGTAGCGGTGGAGTACTCTCCTCCTCCCCAGCATTCCCCGATGTTGGGACATCTAGCTTCTTCACACACCTTCAGACCACAGGGATACATTAATAAGCACTTCACTGGGGACATTCCTGTAATAAAATTACAATAAGCTACTTTTGATTACTTTTCACCAGCCTAATGACATCCCCCCGATTCGCCACTGCTTCTTTAGCTTTTAGATAGATCTATTGTTTGTCCGGGATCACATAATTCAGAAAACAGTGTACGATTTCTATTTTGTGCTCGTTTCTCTCATCCTTAAGGTTACGTATTCTGCCAAAACGTTTCACGACATCCTTTAAACCCGTAACAAAACACAGCTATGCATAAATGAACGCTCAGAGgtgctacttttttttttagcataatCCTGAACCCTGACTCACCGTGTGCAGGTTAAGGTGCCGCAAAGTGTTTTTCAGCTTGTTGTAGTTCTTCCCTATGGGAATCTCCGTCTTCAGCCAAGGGGGCAGCCTGAGTCTGTCATTGAAGGATGCACAGGTGACGCAGGGTTTCAGAACAACTTAAACAAATTTTAAGCGATGTACTAACGTCTGCATTTGTGCAAAAATAACTGAAACCCTCTATAGTGAACTCTGAGGATACTGCCAGACTTTCATGCATTCTTGATCTTTCTTGCAGTATTCAGTTTGCACCTCCATCGCGCGTTACCTTTCCCCTTTCTGTCGCTTAAGGTCCCCCTTATATTGATCCCACCGGCTCTTCTCTGACAGGTCTCCGGAAATGAAGTCCTGTAATTTGAGTCCATCCTCAGGTACTTTCTTCTTTTTGTCCGTCGGATTCAAGGGCGATTGTGCCGCAGTTGTAACTCCGTTGACACAAACCTACAATCATACAAACGATTTAAATGAATACCAGATAAcataaacaggcaatgtacagttATGTAATATACACTACAGCATTGTCTACAATCAGGTCACTCTTATGTTACATACTGACATTATGGATAATTCAAATTATTTATGATAATAATCAAGTCCGGGCCCAAATCCATTATATTTCCTGAACTGCCTTAATAACTCGCATCATAATAATATAACTAGagacaggataagcggtttggaaaatggatggatggatgtagacaCATAGACTTACATGTTGAACGTCTTCACTCCTGAATTGTAAGCGCAGCAAAGTACACGAAAATCGACCCGCACCGAGAAAACTATTTTTCACCAACGCCATAACTACACGGACTCCTTGTCATTGACAACGCTCCTATCTTAAATTGACTATTCACGCCTGTTAGCTTAGTTTGTTAACTTAGATAGATATCATGCAAAAATTAAGATAAACCATTTGAATACGTATTGTGCTGTAAGTAAAATACGTGTAATGTGGATTTATTTAAGTTTTAAGCAGTAGAAGGCTGGatcgatttgatcttttttCGAATAATTATGCCTGAAACTCATGGGCCACTGTTGATGACGTAACACGCCGAAAACGTAGAACTGTGGGATGACGTCCTTCCTTCTTCCTTTCCTCAACTTCAGGCGAGGTAATGGTCGTTCCCTTCAATACAATGCTTCAAAATCTAACGTAATCCTCGCTGTTGAAATTTACGTCGCGCTCAGATTTGCTTCTCTGGGCTTAAATAAACCCCAGTAATCACCACGGCATATGTATTTGTGAACTAAAGCACAGGCACAAAGGTGATGTTTGTTCATCCATTTTTTGTAACCAGGCCGCAGGTCCCGTATCCCTTCGTTCTTTGGTTCTGTGACTATATATACGCCGCGTGAGTTTAACGAATGTTAATATACAGCATCTGGCCGACATGCACTTTGAATCGGACCGGTTTGCTTAGTTGCTAATTGGCTGAGCGCGCTGCTTTCCCGTCTTTCGGTCGTGGAGACTTTGCTTATCACGTCTTTTTCTCTCTCCTGTCGTCCCCAGAATGAAGACCATTCTCAGCAACCAGACAGTTGACATCCCCGACAGCGGTATGTCCCCCCCAGTCGCCTGTAAATGCAGTAGCTCGGTGCCTGAAAATGTggcagtttttttgtgtttggggCCTtttaacaaaataactaaaagcATTCCAATcgggagaaaaaaaatagaaCAGGCGATATCACGCAGCTCGCCTAAGTCTAGCTGGATGATGCTGTGAGTTGATTTGTTCGTTGCTGAGGCTGCATACAGTAATGCTTGGCAGGCCGTAGACGGTTCACGTCTTCTAAGCGATGTCATGCTTTGGCTCGTCTCTGAATGTGCAGTCGAAGTGACGTTGAAAGGCAGAACGGTGGTTGTGAAGGGGCCCCGCGGTGTCCTGCGCCGGGAATTCAACCACATCAACCTCGAACTCAGTCTTCTGGGCAGGAAGCGTAAGAAGGTAAGGCGGCCACGGACACCTGATCTAGTcttttggggttagggttgatTGTTTTAGATACTGGTCTCACTGACTTTCAGGTGTTGTAATTTGGGAGTGAGAACACCCGACATGTATATGATTTGGCATCTTACTCCTGACCCCCAAATTAACAATGAGCTTTAAGATTTCCTCCTGGATGTGTTGTAGTTGCGTCATTTGTTTTGATTGTACCTGCTTGGGGTGGGGTCTTCCCCGGGAGGTTTTGTGTGACGCACCTCTCTGAGCGCCGCGTGTTATGTTCTCAGCTCCGTGTGGATAAATGGTGGGGTAACAGGAAGGAGCTGGCCACCGTACGCACCATCTGCAGCCACGTCCAGAACATGATCAAGGGGGTGACCCTGGTGAGTGGGTCGCGCTTTGGCTGTTGCCGGCAAGCGTGGGAAATCAATGGCGACAGGCTAATGGCCCCCCTTGTCTTTGCAGGGATTCCGCTACAAGATGAGATCGGTGTACGCTCACTTCCCCATTAACGTGGTGATGCAGGAGACCGGCACCCTGGTGGAGATCAGGAACTTCCTGGGGGAGAAGTACATTCGGCGGGTCCGCATGAGGCCAGGTCAGCCTTCCTGTGTTGCGTGAGACGACTTCGTGTTGCCTGGCATTGATGGGCTCCATGCTAATGTCTCGATCCCTTCCCTCAGGTGTGACCTGCACGGTGTCAGCAGCCCAGAAGGACGAGCTGGTTCTGGAGGGTAATGACATTGAGCTGGTGTCCAACTCAGGTGAgtaaccccccccaccatcaccaccaccaaaGAGTCAGCCGCCATATTGTAGGTTTAAATGGTCATGTGTGATGGGGGATGCGGTTCGTTCGAGACTTATTTTGAATGAACATTAAAAACCCTTAGTGTCGAGCATTGACTTTCATTATTTCATGTCAAAGGGATAAAGTAAAATTTGCTTAAAATTTAGCTGTTGGCGAGACCTAGTGTTTGAGGGTAATGTAGCACGTCTGATGCAAACAGGTCTGTCCTGGTTTCATATTAAGTGAACCTGCCGTTTCAAAACTGCTCAGTGTTAAATGATGGTTGTCCTTCCTGAGGACCCTCCCAGCTGCTCAGCATATGACCGTGATACACTCAGCTACCATAAAGTAATCAAGGCGTGTCATTTGAATGCCTGCCAACACTGGTCATTAGGGTCACCCCTGACTTTCCTAATCTTTTCGTGGGGAAATCAGCATTTCTTTCCCTTTAAGGCTCTGTTCACACGGCTGCATTCCGGGTCATTCGAATGCACCCATAGTTACACGTGAGACACCACTGATGTCTCTTGTGTGTGATCCATGGGTTTCTATGGGTTGTGATTGAAGGTTGGTGTGAACAAACCCTTTTAGTATCTGACATTCCTCTATTCTGATTGTgaattctcccccccccacgctgGCTTGAGTGTCCATTTGCAGTATTCTCGTAAACTATACCCTTTTTTTAGTTCCATATTAAGTGTGTGCAGAACCCAGTTACAGGACCTGCACAGAGTGACGTTCTCTGCATGTGACTGGATGCACCCCTGAGGATCTAGTCATTATGAGGCGTTCCCTTTGTTGTGTGagcccaccccccttcccccctcccTTTTGGCAGGGGTATGTTTGTGCCGTGGTGCAGAATCTCTGCTAACCGGAGACTGCAGACAGGCCCATTAAACATACTGTATCTGCCCTGTTCCTGCATTTAAGATCGTGTTCCCTAATCATGTTCCTTTAGTCTGATTTTTCAAGCCTGCAAGCCTCCTGGCAATCATGACCCAGATTGCATTGCTGcgtctcccccaccccccccccccttctgctcTGCTCCTGCTCGGTGATTTTTGTGATTGTGTTGATTCTGAGCTCTGTTTGCATGTAGCACCTCACCACCGCAGCCTCTCTCTTGCAGCCGCCCTCATCCAACAGGCAACCACAGTCAAAAATAAGGATATCAGGAAATTCTTGGATGGTATTTACGTGTCCGAGAAGGGAACTGTATTGGACCCGGATCAGTGAGCAGTGTAGAGGTTAGAATGCCTTACTGCCGAAAAGGGCTTTTCTGTGACTGTTCGTCCGACGTTCTGCGGGAATCCCCCTCAGATCCGTCCTGTGTCGTCACTCGATGTGTTCCACAAAATTGACATGCAGCACAAGGTGGTTTTAGTTAAAGGTTGTCACACACCAGGAGGGCATTGTGGGATACATCCTGCAATTAACCAAATGGTGTCTTAGGCCCACTTAAAAGGAAGAAAGTATTTCATGTGCATTTTGCCTCTGTGGTTCTGTTTAAGTTCCATGCATGTTTAACCGTTTGGATCCTCACCCTCACttacaaaaaatatttaatttaagtACTGTCCTTGTGTATTGAGTTTAAATGATCTGGTGTTGGGTGATAGAACCTGGGGCCCCATAGTGTAGCAGGTTCGAGGGCCTTTGGGCCTGTCGCCACCTTGTGGTTGCATGGTGCCTCTTCTTGGTCTCACTCTTCTCTTGCTTTGCAGCTGCACTCATCCAGCAGGCCACGACTGTGAGGAAGAAGGATATCCGCAAGTTCCTAGACGGTATCTATGTCAGCGAGAAGAGCACCGTCGTGGAGCAGCAGGAAGCTTAAGTCTTTAACTTGTCAACAATAAATTACTTTATACCACAGCCAtgctctctgtctgtctttgaCCCTGTCCTTGCAGTTTGTGAGCTCATGGCAGATGTGAATGCACATCACGCTGGATACCTTGGGAGTATCATGACTGTATGGAGTGGTTGTGTCTCAAGGGAGTTTTGGATGCAGTACTGGACAGCCCTATAAACTGTACTTAATATACATGCAGGACACGACTGAATCATATTGTGCAGTAAATGAATCTTTGATCTACCGAAAGCCCAGAGCAAGTCAACACAGcacaaaaaaacagcaaatgtAACTAGTGAAAGTAGTGTTCTCTTAATGTGCTGTGATCGGACAGACATTTTGCTAGTCCCCAGAAGGAAATTAGGAGATCACTGAAGTTCGACGAAGTTTACAGTTTTTGGTACAGCTAGTTTTTCGTACGGGTGCAGTGGATTTGGACTAAACTGATCAAATTCATTCATAATTTAATTATGAGCCGGTCCAGTCTGCACGCGGTCCGGCTAAGCCAGTTCATGTAGGTACCGACAGATTAATAATGAAGCTACCCACTCGACATCTCGGGTCAGAAGCTGATGCTGGGTCGCCAACTTCGGTCAGTTGGCTGGAAcgagattttcagttcgagacaagtctgcagacACAAGCACGTGCACCTGCGCGCATGTAACAACGCATGTAAATATTACCTTGCGATTAGTCTGTATGGTTTGCAAACTAGCCCAAAGATttcgatgtagctaattttagatgCATAATGAAATAATACAGACGTGCCGTAATATTTCTCGTCCGAGAGCGAAGTTGTCACGCCAGGTGCTCCCGGTGTCAGAGCGGCTGCCAGTTGCGTCATTACGCGGCGCCGCGCTTGACTCGCATTGGCGCCAAGCGCGCTGGGAGTGTAGTGGCTCCGTCAGTCCGTGTTCCTCCGATCGTCCGCCCGCCCGCTTCATCATGGTGAGCCGCTTTCGGGGGGCTCTTAAAACGGCCATGCCGCGTCCCGATTGAGTCGTTATGTGGCTGAAGCGAAATGATAGCCATTAGCCTGCTAGTTAAGTGTCAGTATTAGCTGCGTACCCGCCGTTGCGCAAAGTTAGCCCGTCGTTTATCCTTCGCACTTGCATGCATATGAAGTCATGGCTGCGTTTATTTACAGTGATCACCCCCCTCCCGTTTTCCCTCCTTGGTTTAGCAACATGTACTTTGGCATGTTTTGTAACCCGCTTCGTCTTATTTGGGCTCTAGATGTAGTAACTTTATAAACACGACTTGCATTTTGTTGCTGCGGCCTAGCGACAAGGATTAGGACCATAATTAACGCCAAGTTTTAACAATAAGTTTTAGTCACTGATGGTGAGCTTCGGCGCGGTATTAGTAATTCTAATAAAACCTGAAATCAAACCGGCCACTATACTAGCAGGTTATTTTTCGAACAAGAGAGAACATGACTCCTTCTGTGCGTCTTGTATTTCATTGACTTGATTGAATAGTTAGTATCTgtaagacatgctgtgttttccTCTCATGTCGTTTCTGTTCCTCGGTCCACATAATCAAACCAAGAGCCTTCTCTGTGGGTACCTCATGGCCGGCTCAGTCCGGTCCTCTGATCAGTCCCTCTTTGCCCTGTCCAGGACATCCGGATGTACTTTGCGCCCAGTAAGTCAGTGGTGCAGAAACCTGCCCAGAACGGAGGCGCCAGAAGCGTTGAGGACCAGAAGAGGAATAAGGCGAAGCCTGGCTCAAAGGCAAGCTGGGACAGGCTCCTCTGTTTCCTTCAGCCTCCCAAACATGATGCTTTTCTTATTCGGCAATACATTTCAGCATTGCTTGCGGTCTTTCAGGTGTAGTGGTATCAAGCCGCAATTTCAataatattatgaaaaataattcaTGCTCCTTTCTGTTTTTCCATTTTCGTTTTGCTTTCTGACACTTGCCAGGTCATAGTAAATAAACTGTTGTTAATGCTTTGCCTGGTAAAATAAAGGTTAATGAATGAATTattacctttttttttaacaggctAAAAGCCCTGAAACAGTGAAGTCGTCAGGGAAACGGAAGAAACGTGCGATCCTACACTCTGGTGAGCTGTCCTTCCCCTCTAAATGTAATCCATCATGGCTGCTTAGGCAGAAGGGGCTTGTCGTTTAGGCATGTCATCCTTTAGACTCGGAagaggaagaggtggagaagaAACTCAAGAAATCCCCCCAGGAGACTCAGAAGGCCGCCAAGGGTGCACCTGCCCTGAAAAAGCACCCGGTTCAGTACGTCTCAGAAACAGGTGAGGGACTCATTGCGATGGAGCCAGCCGGCTTACGTGGCCTGTCGTGTTCGTCTTAAAACTGAGAGTCTGTGCGTGTTCTGGGTGAAGAGAAGCAATTTTCACTGCCTGCTCTGGCTGGACCCAGAACCTGCAGCTGTGCAGCTTGACGCAGACAGGATGTCACTGTCGGCTGGTGCGAAGGCGGCCTCTAGATCTGGGTTTCGTTTCTCTGCCCTGTACTGAGATGGGAGCAGCAGCTTGTTGACTTCCTCCACTCGGGCATCTACGCGTAAACGGTTTTTCTATCATTCGCCTGCACGGTAGCATAAGACTCTGCTTCATGCTGGTACAAGACCGTCCGTCtgtggtaatttttttttttcttagctgAAATGCTTTCTTTGTCTCACTTGTTCCTAGATTCAGACAGCGACACTTTTGTGTCCCTGAAGAAACCCACTAAATCTAATGACAATGGGCTGTCCAAGTCGGGCGCAGCAGGACCAGATAAGAAGACGACCTCTGCCATCAGCTCCCCCCCAAAACCGTCTTCAGCCCCGGGGAAGGGCAAGGTCAAATCGCCCCCTACCCCAGCCACCCCCAAAGCAGCCCCGCCCCATCCCAAGCAGACCCCCACCTCTGTGCTGGATTTTTTTGGCAGCAGCAGCATCCAGAGGTCGGATAAAAAGTTGGTGGCCAGCACCAAGCGGAAAGCCGTGAGTCATCAGCCCACCAGTATCGCTGTTCTTCAGTGGGCATCAATTCTGTCATGCATGACTGCACGATGTCATATTGCAATTGTATAACGCATGTTCAgcaaccagacatactgctaatCTGATTACCAAATCGTGGGCGGATGTAAACATCCATATAGTACCGAAAAGCTGGCGTCTGGACAAATGTTCACTagcgtcatctaaagccctggtgGTTATTGAGCATTGAGGCAAATAATCGTGATGTGATGTCATGCAGCCCTACTGTCATGCAGTTGTGTCGGTTTTGCGGGTATAGACGTGTCTTTCCCGAACGCCGGCACGACGGCTAGCCTTGCTGCTAGTACAGATGGTCACCGTAGCATCCTTTCCTAGGCCACACAGGATGTGGATGACTCCCTGAGTGATGAGGCCATCGCCAGACAGCTGCAGATGGATGAAGATGTAAGTTTACAGCTCTAATAAGGATCTTAACGTCATCTAGGTTGCTTTTGGGTTCCTTCTCAGGCATCTTTCTGATTCTGCTCCTCCTGTAGCTGGAGAAACAACTGCACGATGATGAAGAGTTTGCAAAGACGTTGGCCATGTTGGATGAGGCCCCTCAGCCCAAAAAGGTGAGAGCAGCTTTACGGGGTCAGCAAATCACACACTTAAAAGCTTTTTATTGATCCTTAAGCTAATAGCTTGGGTCTATATTGCTAAGACGCATTGCAGTTGAGGTTATGGTTGCATGACCATGCTGTTGTAACCTTAGGCTCGCAGAGAATCTGGTTCACCCAGCAAGAGCAGCACGGGCTCAGCCCAACTCAGCATCAGGATCTCTCCAGGTGAACCCACAAACTTCCCAAAAGTGTCTGGCAGTTGGCTCATCTTCTTACCTCCTCATTGTCTGCTCTGCAGTGGTGGAAAAGGGCCAAGGGGTGATTTGAACTTCTGTCTTTACACCTTCCAGTCTCTGGTTCCCAGTCCCATCCCAACAGCAAGGCTGGTGCCAAGGGTCCGTCCCCAAAGAAGACCCCCGTCAAGACAAGCTCCAAGCTGGCCAGCATGAAAAGGAAGGAAGAAGAGAACGCCAGGAAGAAGCATGAGGGGGCTACCAAGATGGTCATTTCGCCCAAGAAGGAGCCCTCGAGTACATCCGCTTCAGAGACACAGAATGTGGCCAAATCGGGAAGGCCGTCGACCGTCAAGAACGAGCCCGTGACCACGCCCATCAGCAAGAAGATCTCCCCTAAAAAGGCAGAGGTACAATCTGCCAGGATTTCTTTTCTTCCCCCGTGTTTGACACCGAtcttaattcatttaatttgACCCTCATCAGAGTGTCAGCCCAGAAGATGCAGAGAAGAAGCGAGCAAATTCGTCAGCGTACCGGAACTACCTGAACAGAGAAGGCCCTCGTGCCCTGGGCTCCAAAGAGATCCCTCAGGTGATAAGCTGCGTCTGCTGAGTATGTAAGCTGCTTCTATCTTTGTTTCTGAACAGGTTCTTGATCTGATGGATCATTAGTCCACTCTTTCCAGCTCTC
It contains:
- the rpl9 gene encoding 60S ribosomal protein L9 isoform X2 encodes the protein MKTILSNQTVDIPDSVEVTLKGRTVVVKGPRGVLRREFNHINLELSLLGRKRKKLRVDKWWGNRKELATVRTICSHVQNMIKGVTLGFRYKMRSVYAHFPINVVMQETGTLVEIRNFLGEKYIRRVRMRPGVTCTVSAAQKDELVLEGNDIELVSNSAALIQQATTVKNKDIRKFLDGIYVSEKGTVLDPDQ
- the lias gene encoding lipoyl synthase, mitochondrial isoform X1, which gives rise to MALVKNSFLGAGRFSCTLLRLQFRSEDVQHVCVNGVTTAAQSPLNPTDKKKKVPEDGLKLQDFISGDLSEKSRWDQYKGDLKRQKGERLRLPPWLKTEIPIGKNYNKLKNTLRHLNLHTVCEEARCPNIGECWGGGEYSTATATIMLMGDTCTRGCRFCSVKTARKPPPLDPNEPYNTAEAIAEWGLDYVVLTSVDRDDLADGGAEHFAKTVSSLKQRNPKILVECLTPDFRGDLAGVERIALSGLDVYAHNVETVRELQRHVRDPRANFDQSLSVLRHAKAVNPSLLTKTSIMLGLGETDDQIQAAMSELRESGVDCLTLGQYMQPTKRHLKVEEYVTPEKFAYWEKMGCEMGFVYTASGPLVRSSYKAGSDPNPIRTMKRERFQSVWVFHGKRVGQVKASLSLESGSDVKPTKHLFTVHMLYVLICYVLISQFSSISVRISLLCKHQHSLARICIPLHKFAL
- the rpl9 gene encoding 60S ribosomal protein L9 isoform X1; its protein translation is MKTILSNQTVDIPDSVEVTLKGRTVVVKGPRGVLRREFNHINLELSLLGRKRKKLRVDKWWGNRKELATVRTICSHVQNMIKGVTLGFRYKMRSVYAHFPINVVMQETGTLVEIRNFLGEKYIRRVRMRPGVTCTVSAAQKDELVLEGNDIELVSNSAALIQQATTVRKKDIRKFLDGIYVSEKSTVVEQQEA
- the lias gene encoding lipoyl synthase, mitochondrial isoform X2; protein product: MALVKNSFLGAGRFSCTLLRLQFRSEDVQHVCVNGVTTAAQSPLNPTDKKKKVPEDGLKLQDFISGDLSEKSRWDQYKGDLKRQKGERLRLPPWLKTEIPIGKNYNKLKNTLRHLNLHTVCEEARCPNIGECWGGGEYSTATATIMLMGDTCTRGCRFCSVKTARKPPPLDPNEPYNTAEAIAEWGLDYVVLTSVDRDDLADGGAEHFAKTVSSLKQRNPKILVECLTPDFRGDLAGVERIALSGLDVYAHNVETVRELQRHVRDPRANFDQSLSVLRHAKAVNPSLLTKTSIMLGLGETDDQIQAAMSELRESGVDCLTLGQYMQPTKRHLKVEEYVTPEKFAYWEKMGCEMGFVYTASGPLVRSSYKAGEFFLKNLIHKRRTASD